From the Phragmitibacter flavus genome, the window ACGTCGTTTCCGTCAACATCAAATTCCCACGATTGTGACGGAAAAACCGATGCCCGGCGCGCTGGTCCAGCCGACCTGATTGGCTCAATCTCAATAGTAGCTGCGGCGTGCGCTGCGACGGTAATAACGCTCGTTGCGTTGGTCCTGCGCTCCACCGATCACGTTACCGCCGATGGCCCCTGCGCCCGCTCCAATGGCGGCCCCTTCAAGGCCGCGGCCACTTTGGTGTCCGATGATGCCACCTGCAGCTGCACCACCCAAGGCACCGATCACGGTTCCGGTTCGGGCGTTGGGACCTGAAGAGCAGGAAGCAAATGAGAAAGCAGCCGTGAGGCTGACGGCGAGAAGGGTGATTTGTTTTTTCATGGTGTTCATAATAGATTCGGGGTTCGCGAAAGAGTTGGACGCACAGGCACCCATTTTCTTCAACCCGACCCTTGCCATCGCTGCCGTATCAAGGCTCATTGCCCCTCCCGTCCGTTCTCCTTTAACGATCCCACCTTCATTCATGTCCGCCGAATCACTGCCACTCGACCGCCGGTTGAGACAGGAAATCCTTTTTGCCCGCGAACGCGTTTACCGCTTCGGCCAGCCCACTCCCCTCGAACGCCTCATCCTTCCCGGACCCGAACCCGCTCCGGAGATCTGGGTCAAACGCGAAGACTGCGCGTCCGTGAAATCCTACAAGTGGCGCGGTGCCTGCAACTTCATGGCCTCGCTCGCCCCCGAGCAAACCGCCTGCGGTGTCGTCACCGCCTCCGCCGGCAACCATGCCCAGGGCGTCGCCCTCGTCGCCCAGGCGTTGGGCATCCGCGCACGGGTTTACATGCCGCGCTCCACCCCGCGAGTCAAACAACAGGCCGTGCGTCACCATGGCGGCGAATGGGTGGAGATCATTCTCAGCGGCGACAGCTACGACGAAGCCGTCACCGCCGCGCGGGCCGACGAAGCAAGCACCGGCAGCCTCTACGTCCAGGCCTACGACGACCTCAAAGTCATGGCCGGTCAGGGCACCCTCGCCGATGAAGTCGTCCTCTCTGGACACGGACCCTTCGATGCCGCATTGCTGCAAATCGGCGGTGGTGGCATGGCTGCTGGCGTCTCCACCTGGCTCAAAACCTACTGGCCCAACATCGAAATCATCGGCGTCGAAGGCAACGGACAAAACTCCATGCAGGTCGCTCTCGAACAAGGCCACCCCGTCGCGCTCGATCGTGTCGACATCTTCTGCGACGGCACCGCAGTCCGCAAAGCAGGCGAACTTCCATTCGAAATCTGCCGCGACACCATCGACCGCATGGAGCTCGTGACCAACGCCGAGGTCAGCCATGCGATCCGCGTGCTCTGGGAAACCTTGCGCTGCATCTCCGAGCCCTCTGGAGCCATGGGACTCGCCGCCGTCATCAAAAACCGCGCCGCGCTAGCTGGCAAACGTGTTTTGATCGTCCTTTCCGGAGCCAACATCGACTTCCGCCAGCTCGGCCTCATTGCCCAGACCGATGGCGATACCCACACCCGCACCCTGCGCGTTCGCATCCCTGAACAAGCCGGGTCCATGCTCGCGCTCATCGATCGCTGTTTTGCCGGACTCAACATCAACGACTTCCAATACGGCAAACTCAACGCCGAAGAAGCCTGGCCCATCTTCACCATCAGTGCCGACAAGCCCGAAGTCCTGCAATGCCTCCCCGCCGTGCTCGACGCCGCCGGGTATCAGTGGCAGGACCTCACCAACGCCATCGACGTGACCTTCCGCGCCATTCCCCTTCGCGGCGACCTCCTGCAAAGCCCCGCCTTCCTGCGTCTCGACTTCTACGAACGCACCGGCGCGCTCCACGACTTTCTCAGCCAGTTGGTGCGCGACCACGCCAGCATTTGTTACTTCAACTACCGCCAGACCGGCGAACGCATCGGACGCGCCCTGCTCGGCCTCGACTTCAATTCCGCCACCCAACGCGACCACTTCCTCTCCACCATTCCCGAACAAGGCGAAGGTTATCGCAGCTGCAAACGCATCGACCAGGATGCCTTGGAACGACTGATTGGCCGGTAATTAATTTCCAGTCAGGGCTCTTTCGAGATCACGAGCGACGATCTTGCGCTCATCTTCGTGACGACCAATCATTCGCTCCAAAAAAATCGGGTCAGTCCGGAATGATCTTACACCCGACGCCCTCATCTCCTGTTCGTGTTTGAGTTCAAATTGAAGCCCCAAAATTTTACCGTCAATTTCATCGAGCCGACTTTTCAGTCTCTGAACAACCCGTTCGTCAGGCACGTAGGCGGGAGGTTCCACAACCTTCGATTCGGCGTCGCTTCTCACTTGTGACTTGAACAAATAGTCAGCATAAAAATTGCGGCCACTTTCGGTCGAATAGATCCAAAGCATGCATGCCGCCAAACCGAGAAGTAGGTATTTTGCCATCCTTAGGAGCACAGTTTCATGATCCATATCATGATCGTCAAGAAGAATTGAACTGAAGTCGCTGAACTGGACGGCGTGTTCCGATGATTTGTCGCCTCGCAAGAAACCCCTTGCACCGTTCCCCGCAAAAACGTATTTTGATGCCGTCAGTATTCAAAGCCCGCAGCTTTGAGGCCGAGAGCCACCTTCATCGGTGCCCGATCGAATGCGCACAATCATCAATCAACCCAACGCGCCCAAATGCCTCGTCATCCAGTGGAACCATTCTCTGGATTGCCTCCCTGCGACTTTGATCCCCCACACGCGGCCCAAGCTTGCTGAAACCGCCTGGGGACACTGCCTGCGAAGCCCCGCCCCAAGTTGCCCCGCAGCATCTCCGACTGTTTCGGAAATGCCCGCTCCAAGTAGAGCACGCTGCGCCACCGGCCACTTCGCGACCAACCCGATACCAACTACGAAAGAACATTCCGATGAGCGAATACAACAACAACGCGGGCGACCGTCCTCAAGGACGCGGCCGCAGCAACCGCCGCCCCGGCGGTCCACGCTCCTCCTCTTCCCGCAGCTCCTCAGGCTCAGGACGTGGAGGCTTCCGCCCCAGCCGTAAACCTCCTGAACCCACCGGGTTGCAGAAGTTTCTGACCATGATCACCTTTGGCCTCTACAAACCCCAAAGCGTCGCCCAAGTCAGATCATCCTCCTCAAGCCAAACCGGCAGCAGCAACCGCGAACCCGGCCCCATCGCCCGTTCCGACCGCGATGCCCGTGACGCCGCCCGCCGCGAAGGCCGTGAAAGCCGCCGAGATGGTCGCGAGCGCGAAGGCCGTGGCGATCGTGACAGCCGCGACCGTGACCGCGAAGGCCGCCCACCCCGCAGCAGCCAGGTTTCCACCGAAGTGCTCAACGAGCGCCTTTATGTCGGCAACCTCAGCTACGATGCCACCGAAAGCGACCTCTTCGAACTCTTCGCAGGCTCCGGCAGCGTCAAAAACTCCGAAGTCGTCGTCAACAGCCGCACCCAGCGCTCCAAAGGTTTTGCCTTTGTCACCATGATGACCCTCGACGGAGCCAAAAAAGCCGTCACCGACCTCAATGGCAAAGACTTCATGGGCCGTCCTCTCATCGTCGGCGGTGCCAAACCCATGCCTCCTCGTGAAGAACGTGGCGATCGCGACCGCGGTGAACGTTCCGATCGTGACGAACGCTCCGAGCGCAGCGAACCCGAAGAACGCCGTCCTACCGACGACGAAATCGAAGAGTCCCGCGACAAAGCCGAAGAAAGCGAGTCCAGCAGCCCCCAAGCTGTCGCCTAAGATTTCGACCCTTTTACAGAAACCGCCCGTCAGCCCAGTCTGGCCGGCGGTTTTTTTTATCCTTTATCCTTCAGCCCTTAGCCTTTCCCTTGTCCCCCATCTACCTCGTCGGCCCCACCGCTTCCGGCAAGTCCGCGCTTGCTATCGCGCTGGCCAACCATCTCGACGGCGAAATCGTCAACGCCGACGCCTTCCAGCTCTACCAAGGCATGCCGATCTGCACCGCCCAGCCGAGCGCGTCCGACTTCGCCCAAGCCCCTCATCATCTTTACGCCGTCCTCCCTGCCGAACAAACCTGCGACGCCGCCCGTTATGCCGACCTCGCCCGCCCCATCATCCAGCAAATCCAGGATCGCGGCAGAACCCCCCTCATCGTCGGAGGCAGCGGTCTCTATCTGAAAGCCCTCACCCACGGCCTCAGCGATCTCCCCAGCGATCCCACCCTGCGCGAAACCCTCGCCGCCTTCACGACCGAAGAACGCGTCGCTCAACTCCTTGCTCTCGATCCCCAATCCGCCGAAACCGTCAACCTCCGCAACGACCGCTACGTCAGCCGCGCCTTGGAGATCTGTCTCCTTACCGGTCAGCCCCAATCCCAACTGCGCCAGGCGTGGAAAATCCAAAGCGCCCCCACCTTCACCGGCCTCATTCTCCAATGGCCGCGACCTGGACTCAACGACCGCATCCTCCAGCGCACCCGTGCCATGATCAGCGCCGGTCTCCTCGAAGAAATCTCCGCCCTCCCCTCTCTCTCCACCACCGCCGCCCGCGCCATCGGCATCCGCGAAGTTCAATCCCATCTTCGCGGCGAACTCACCCTCGACGAAACCATCACCGCCATCGAAATCGCCACCCGCCAATACGCCCGCCGACAGGAAAAATGGTTCCGCCGCGAATCCGGCTTCATCCCCCTTCCCGTCGACCACACCCACACCCCCGATCAAATTCTCCAAACCGCCCTCGCAGCATTGAAATTGAAATCTTGATTTCAACACCGACAATCCGACCTCCCACTTCCGCGCCACTTTTCACTTCCCACTTTTCCCTTTCTTCAATGCCCGCCTCCCACACCGTCCGCGTCGATCTCGCTGAACGCAGCTACGACATTCTCGTCGGCAAAAACCTACTCGCCCAATCCGGCCCCCTCGCCACCGACCTCCTCAATCGCAAAAAGTGCGCCGTTGTCACCGACTCCAACGTCGCCCCGCTCTACGCCCAAATCGTCCTCGACAGCCTCACCTCCGTCGGCATCACCCCCACCCTCATCACCGTTCCCGCCGGCGAACCCAGCAAAAGCATGGCCGTCGTCGAAGACATCAACCGCCAGATGCTGCGCGCCGGACTCGACCGCAAAGCCTTCCTCATCGCCCTTGGCGGAGGGGTCATCGGCGACCTCGCGGGATTCGTCGCCTCCATTTTTCTGCGCGGCATCCCCTTCATCCAAATTCCCACCACCGTCCTCTCCCAAGTCGACTCTAGCGTCGGCGGTAAAACCGGCGTCAACACCCCCGAAGGCAAAAACCTCATTGGCACCTTTTCCCAACCCGCCCTTGTCCTCGCCGACACCGCCACCCTCGCCACCCTGCCTCCCCGCGAATACCGCGAAGGATTCGCCGAGATCATCAAACACGCCGCCATTCGCGACGCCGCCATGTTTGACCTCATCACCAAAACCGCCACCGACTCAACACTGCTCCCCGACCTCATCGCCCGTAACGTCGCCATCAAAGCCCGCATCGTCGAAGCCGACGAACACGAACTCAACGGCACCCGCGCCCTCCTCAACTTCGGCCACACCCTTGGTCATGCCATCGAAGCCACCGCCGGCTACGGTCAACTCTTCCACGGCGAAGCCATCTCCCTCGGCATGATCGCCGCCACCCACCTCAGCGTCCAGCACAGCGGACTCCCCCTCAGCGACGCCGAAGAAATCTTCGCCCTCCTCAAACTCTACCAACTCCCCACCCAACTCCCTTCCTCGCTGCTCACGGACCCCATCTTGAAACACATGCAGCACGACAAAAAATTCAGCGAAGGTCAAATACGCTTCGTCCTCCTGCGCGACCTCGGCGAAGCCTTCCTCACCAAAGACCTCACCCTGGCCCACCTCACCAGCGCCCTGGAACACCTGCGCAGCTAAAATTTAGCCTTTAGCCTTCATCCTTTATCCTTTCCCCCGAAATGACCTCCACCCACGCCCGGCTCGCCCTCAATCTTCTCCCAAAAATCGGGCCCATCCGCGTCCAGCGCCTCCTCGAAGTCTTCGGCACCCCCGAAGACATCCTCCGCGCCAAAGCCAGCGACATCCAGCAAATCGATGGCTTCGGCAACGACCTCGCCAGCACCATCGCCCACTGGAAAAAGCACATCGATCTCGACCGCGAACTGCGCCGCATCCAGGAAGAGAATCTCACCCTTGTCACCCCCGAAGATTCCGTCTATCCCGACCTCCTCAGCGAGATCCACGATCCCCCGCTTCTCCTCTACGTCCGTGGCCAGATCACCGAACGCGACCGCCACGCCGTCTCCATCGTTGGCGTCCGCAACGCCACCGCCTACGGACTTGCCACCGCCAAAAAACTCGCCTTCCAACTCGCCCAAGCTGGCTACACCATCATCAGCGGCCTCGCCCGTGGCATCGACACCGCCGCCCACGAAGGTGCCCTCGCCGCCAAAGGCCGCACCATCGCCGTCATCGGATCCGGCCACGCCAAACTCTACCCGCCCGAAAACGCCGCCCTCGCCGAACGCATCGCCGAAAGCGGGGCCGTCGTCAGCGAATATCCCGTCGACTACCCTCCCGACAAAACCACCTTCCCACAGCGAAATCGCATCGTCAGCGGCTGGAGTTCCGGCACCATTGTCGTCGAAGCCGCCCTGCGCAGCGGCTCTCTCATCACCGCCAATCAAGCCATGGACCAGGGCCGCACCGTCTTCGCCGTCCCCGGCAACATTGACCGCCCCTCCTCCCACGGCTGCAACCATCTCATCCAACAAGGAGCCAAACTCGTCCAGGATGCCTCCGACATCCTTGAAGAATTCAACGTCCTGCCCCTGAACATCATCAGCAGCGCCGACGCCCCCCATGGCGGTCACCGACCCGACCTCAGCGAACAGGAAGCCGTCGTCCACAGCGCCCTCAGCACCGATGAACTCCACATCAACGAGATCGCTCTCGCCACCAACCTCCCCATCGGCACCGTCAGCACCACCCTCATGAAACTCGAAATGAAAAGCCTCGTCCGCGCCCTCCCCGGCAAGTTTTATGTCAGGCTGGTTTAGGCTGAGGCGAGCTCCAACGCCCGCTTCATCCGCTCAATGATCACCTCTTCCGGCTCCAACCCGGTCGAAAACCGGATCAACGACCGGTCTACCCCACAGCTCTCCGCCCACTCCAGCTCATCATAATGAGCCAGCAACGTATAAGGACACGCCAGCGAATAATTCGTCCCCAAGCTCGGCCCTTTGCAGAACTCCATCGCATCATAAACCGAAGGCGTTTTGCTGCGATCCTTCAGCACAAACGAAAGCAAACTTCCGTGCCCGCCATCCGCACGCTGCAGATGGTCATACACCCCGCTCTCATCGGCGATGCTGTGATACACCTTATCCACCGCAGGATGCTCACTTAAAAATTCATACAGTGCCACGCTGTTGCGGCTCATCGTCTTCACCCGTTGCACAAAATCTCGCGAGTTGACCTCCAAGGCCACCGCATCCCCACGCCAAAGTGAATGATCCGCATTCGCCTGCAAAAACGCGGTGAAGTCATCGTGAAACGGCGAATCTCCATTCACGATCACACACCCCGCCAGCACATCCCCCATACCAGAGAACGCCTTCGTCAAACTCGTCGTCACCACGTCCGCCAGCAAAAACGCATCAATGTTCACGCACGTCGCCACCGTATCGTCCACGATCAGCGGCACGTCCTTCTCCTCGACAAAAAGCATCTCCACCACCTTGCGCAAATCCACGCATTTCATCAGCGGATTGCTTGGCACCTCCGCAAAAATTCCCGCCAGCGGTTCCCCTTTCACGATCTCCCGCAGACGCTCAAAATCGTCCTCATCGTTGAACGGCAAAAAGTGCGCTCCGCTGCCGAACTGCTCCTGCAGCTTCAACACATCCACATACGGAAAATCCAGCTGCACCGTTTTTCTTCCCGGCAACAGCGCCGTCAGCATCCGATGCACCGCATAATTCGCCGCCATTCCCGAAGGAAACAGAAACACATCCTCCGGCCTCTGACCCGTGATCCCCGCCAGTCGCTCCTTGATTGTCCTCTGCGCCGCCTCCCCCTCTTCAAACGTCACCGCACTCCCTGATCCCCCAATCCCCGCAGCCGCCTCCGCCTGCCGCGCGCTCACCAACTCTCCACAAAACCGCCAGAACCGCCGCGCCACGTCATACACTTCTTTAGGAAAAACCAAAACCCCCAACTTTTCCGGTCCCCACTCCAGCACCCGCGCCTGCACCCCGGCATGCTTGCGCACATAATCCGATCCTCGTTGCGCATGCACTTCCCTCGGAAAAACCAAAACCTTCTCCCCTGAGCCCGCGCATTCCTTCTCCACCAAATCCATCAACCCCTGCACCAAAGGCGGCACAAAAAAGCGCGGGTATCCACTCTGAAACTTCGACACCACCGCGGGATCTTTTTCCTCATAACCGATCACATGTTCCCACAAAGGCAGGCACACCGAAACTCCGTAGGGAGTTGGCGGAATCGGCAGTCCCAAATCTTCCGCCCGGCACAAAGGATCAACGAACAAATCGCGCATGAGGACCCTCATTCTGCCTCAAATCCCACCGCATGCAAATTCGATCATTTCTTCTCCTCGTCCTCGTTCTCCTACTCGTCCTCCTACTCCCCACACCAAACTCCAAGTCTTTGCAGATCCACCGATTCACCCGAGTCATGTTCCCGCCCTTGACCGCTTCATTCGCAACGCTCTGCCATCAGGAGAGGAGGAGTAAGAGTAAGAGTAGGAGGACGATTCCCCCCTCACTCACTCTCCAGCAGCGACTCAACCAACGCCGAGCCATCCGTCTCGCCGTGCATCACCTCACCGATCACCGGTATATTCAGCGACTCCTCGAGAATCATCCGGTGCGTGATCGACGCCGGATGACGTTCATCGGCCACATGATTCAAAATGATCCCCGCACAGGTCAACCCGCGCGAATGAATCGATCGCGCCGTCAAAATCGTGTGGTTCAACGCCCCCAGCTTGCTGTTCACCACAATCAGCACCGGCAAACCCAGCCGACGCGCAAAATCCGCCACCGTCACCCTCGGCGCCAACGGCACCTCCCAGCCGCCCACCCCCTCCACCAGCACATGCCTATACTCCCCGGCCAGCTCGCGGAAATCCGCATGCAAAGCGTCCAGATCCAGCTTGCGATTTTCAATCAAAGCTCCCGTGTAAGGCGACGCCGGCGTCTTCAAATAAACCGGATTCACCTTGTCCATCGTCATCCCCGGTGCACCCGCTGCCAGCAGCGCCTTGGCATCCTCCCGACTCCCACACGCAAACGGCTTGAACCCCACCGCAGGTCTCCCCGCCTGATTCAACGCCTTCAACAAAAGCGAAACCACATGAGTCTTTCCCACGTCAGAATCCGTGCCCGTCACAAACCAATGCATGCCCCTCCATAATCGGATAACTCCACTCCGGCAACCCGCAAAACGTAGAAGGTCCGTCCCGGGCCTTTCATCTATCCTCCAAGGCCCGGGACGGGCCTTCTACTTTCCCGCCACTTGCAATACCGATCACCCCGCGCTAAATCCCCATCGTGCATCAACCTGCTGCCACCATCATCATCATTACCAAGCTCTCCTGGCTAAAGTCCGGCGGACGGCAGTCGATGTTTGGTTGATGATACCCCTGAAATTTCTCAACCCTCTCATTCTTTCACCTACCCGCCCGCCCGCCACCACCAGCGCGCGGGTTTTTTGTTTTTTATGTCCCTGTCCCTCCGCACCTCCCTCATCACCTTCGCGATCGTCGCCACGAGCTCCCTTTTCTTCTGCTCCAAAGCGATCTTCGTCAAACTTGCCTACCGATACGACCTCGACGCCGTCACCGTCCTCGCCCTGCGCATGGCCATCGCCCTGCCCTTTTTCCTCATCGGCGGCTACCTCAACTCGCGCTCCCGCAAAAACGACACCGTGCCGCTCACCGGAAAAGACTGGCTCCACCTCGCCGCCCTCGGCTTCTGCGGCTGGTATCTCTCCTCCGTGGTCAACTTCATCGGACTCCAGCACGTCAGCGTCAGCCTTGAACGCATGATCCTTTACACCTACCCCTCGCTGGTCGTCATCGGCTCCGTGCTGTTCCTAGGCAAACCCATGCGCGCCCGCATCATCATCGCCATGCTCGTTTCCTACCTCGGCATCGTCATCGCTTATCAAGCCGAAGCCACCAGCCATCTCGGCCAAAACAACAACACCCTGCTCGGTGCCACCCTCATCTTCATCAGCGCCGTCACCTACGCCATCTTTGTCCTCCTCAGCGGACAGATGGTCAAACGCATCGGCCCCACGCGCTTCACCTCCTGCGTCGTCGGCTTCTCCGCCGTCTTCGTGCTCATCCACTTCGCCCTCACCCATCCGATCTCCGCCCTCACCAACCTTCCGCCCGGTGCCTACGGCTGCGGAGTGCTCCTCGCCATCCTCGGCACCGTCATCCCCTCCTACCTCTTCGGCATCGGCATCCAACGCGCCGGTTCTCAAGCCTTCGCCATCATCGGCATGATCGGTCCCCTCGGCACCGTCGTTCTCGCTTGGTTCCTCCTCGGCGAAACCATCAACCCCATCCAGGTCCTCGGTCTCCTCCTCACCCTCGCAGGCGGCGTCGCCGTCAGCTTGGTGAAATCATAAAATTCATCCTTTCGCCTTCATCCTTTATCCTTGTGAAGCCCCCCACCACTCCGTCAACGTCGCCAAATCTCCCTTCGTCGCCGCAATCGCCTTCTCGAGATACCCCTCCTCCTTTACCGACCCCTTCAAATATTCCACGTGCAGCGACACCGGTCCGGTCCACTTCAACTTCTTCAACTCCTCCACATACCCCTTGCCGACCACCCCATCCTTGAGCGGGCAATCCTGAAACTTTCCGCCCTCCATCGGCTTGAAATTTTTGAAGTAATACGCCCCCACATTTTCCTTCACCAACGCCAGCTCCAGCGGCCACGATTTCCCCCCTTCAATCATCGCATGCATGATGTCGAAAGCGAACGACATCTGCTCCACCGGATACTCCCGCAACACTCCATAAGCATCCCACACCGGTGCCCCAAAATACTCCTTGCCCGAGTGATTCTGATACATCGCCCCAATGCCAATCTCCTTGCTCAACGCCGCCAGATCCTTGATCGCCGGCTTCCATTCCTCCACCTGATCCCAGATCGGTTTCTTCAAATCATACCGGAAATAATTCATCCGGTAATGCATCACCCCCAGCGCCTTCGCCGTGCGCAACACCTTTTCCGTGTGCTGCTCCTCATTCACTGCATTGATCCCCGTCGTCAGCATCGTCAACGTCAGCCCGCGATCCTTCAACACCGCCGCCAGCTTCGGCAAATCCTCCTCCACCCGTTCCGGCTCCACATGCCCGCCCTTGCGCACCGGTGCATCCACACCCTTCACGCCCGTCGCCACAATCGCATCCGCCAGCCGCTCAAAATCCAACCCCTGAAAATGTTTCGTAAACACCGACACCATCGGCATCTCACCCGCTCCTTCGCCCTCAGCCGCCCGAACTCCCTCGACTCCGCCCAAAAGCGCCCCACCCGTCGCCAAAACCGAACGCCCCAAAAACCCACGCCGCGAAAAATTCTTCGTCATCATATTCATCACTCAAACACAACGCCCCCAATCCCGTCAATCTCGCCAGCAATTCATCAACCACAGCAGGACACCGACAGATCAATCAGAGCGAAACTATTCGTGTAAATTTGTGTCCATTCGTGGTTCCCTGAGTTTTAATCACGAATGGACACAAATTCACACGAATCCTAACCACAGCATCTAAGAATATCTGTGTTCATCTGTGTCCATCTGTGGTTAAAAAGAAAACCCCTGTTTGTCCACCCACCCCCAAACCCCCATGAATCTCAGAATCCACGACCTCCCCGAAAACGACCGTCCCCGCGAACGCCTTCTTGAACTCGGTGCCCGCACCCTCACCAACGCCGAACTCCTCGCCATCTTCATCAACACCGGAGCCAAAGGCGAAAACGCCATCCAGATGGCCCAGCGTCTCCTCCAGCAATACCGGACCCTCCGCCACCTCTCCACCCGCAGCGGCAAGGAACTCGTCCAACAATTTCGCGGACTCGGCCCCGCCAAAGCCGCCCACATCGCCGCCGCCTTCGAACTCGGCCGCCGCGCCTCACAGGAAGAAGTCCGCGAGCAACCCATGGACAACCCCGCCCTCATCCATCAATACCTCGGCGGCGACATGGCCCGACTCGGACACGAAACCGTGCGCATCCTGCTGCTCAACACCCGCATGCATCTCACTCACGATGAAGTCATCTTC encodes:
- a CDS encoding sugar phosphate isomerase/epimerase family protein; protein product: MMTKNFSRRGFLGRSVLATGGALLGGVEGVRAAEGEGAGEMPMVSVFTKHFQGLDFERLADAIVATGVKGVDAPVRKGGHVEPERVEEDLPKLAAVLKDRGLTLTMLTTGINAVNEEQHTEKVLRTAKALGVMHYRMNYFRYDLKKPIWDQVEEWKPAIKDLAALSKEIGIGAMYQNHSGKEYFGAPVWDAYGVLREYPVEQMSFAFDIMHAMIEGGKSWPLELALVKENVGAYYFKNFKPMEGGKFQDCPLKDGVVGKGYVEELKKLKWTGPVSLHVEYLKGSVKEEGYLEKAIAATKGDLATLTEWWGASQG
- the radC gene encoding RadC family protein — encoded protein: MNLRIHDLPENDRPRERLLELGARTLTNAELLAIFINTGAKGENAIQMAQRLLQQYRTLRHLSTRSGKELVQQFRGLGPAKAAHIAAAFELGRRASQEEVREQPMDNPALIHQYLGGDMARLGHETVRILLLNTRMHLTHDEVIFQGSLSESTAHPREILRPAIVHRAHAFILAHNHPSGDPTPSEADRRFTRRLNAAAELLQINFADHLIIGAPRNGAPPYFSFRQAGMI